GCCCCAGGGGCACGACGAGTTCGACGAGTACGACGAGAAGAAGACGGAGGACGAGCCCGGTCCGGGCATCTGGCTCGATGCCTTCACCAAAGCCGTCAACGGTGTGCCGCAGGATCCGTCAGAGGGGGACCCGAAGTGATTCAGCAACTGGGCAGCATGGACTGGATGCTCAAGGACCTCGCCGACAACGTTCCGGGCGTCCACCAGATCGTGGTCCTCTCGGCGGACGGACTGCGCATCGCCCGGCACGGCGGCGACCCGGACGGGGCCGACCGGCTCGCCGCCGCCTGCGCCGGGCTCCAGTCGCTGGCCGCCGCGGTCGCCACCGAGATTCCCGACAGCGACGGACGGATGAGACTCGTCGTCATCGAGATCACCGGTGGCTACTTCTACTTGATGGCGGTCTCCACCGGCTCGTACCTCGCGGTCCTCACCGACGAGCACGTGGACGCCGGCCTGGTGGGGGCCGCGATGCGCGACATGGTCGTACGGATCGGGGCGCATCTGGCGAGTCCGCCGCGCCATGACGGGAAGGCGGGATGAGCGACGACGACCCCCGTCGACAACGCAGGCAACGCCGGAAGCCGGTCAAGGCCCAACAGGACCCGGAACGGCTGTACGTGATCACCGGCGGACCGGACGGCGGCGAGCGTGCCGCGCTCGATCTGGTCACCATCGTCGTCGCCCGGGCCAAACCCACCCCGACCGTCCAGCCGGAACAGGCCGCGATCGTCAGGCTCTGCACGTCACCCCTGTCGGTGGCCGAGGTCTCGGCCTATCTGAGCCTGCCGTTCAGCGTGGTGACCGCGCTGCTGACCGATCTCCTCGCGGCCGAACTGGTCGAGTCGCGCGCGCCCATCGTCCGCGCCGCGCTCCCCGACCGGGCCCTTCTCGAAGCGGTGATGCATGGACTCCAGAAGCTCTGACACGATCCCGGGCCCCCGGAAGGAGGACGTGCTCCCGGACACGGCCACCGCCGCGGTCAAGATCGTGATCGTCGGCGGGTTCGGGGTGGGCAAGACGACCATGGTGCGCTCGGTCAGCGAGATCCGTCCGCTGACGACCGAGGAGACCATGACCAAGGCCGGGGTCGGCGTGGACGACAACCGCGGCGTGGAGAACAAGACCGCCACCACGGTGGCGATGGACTTCGGCCGCATCAGCATCAGCGAACAACTGGTGCTCTATCTCTTCGGCACACCCGGCCAGGAACGCTTCTGGTTCCTCTGGAACGGCCTCTTCGAGGGTGCCCTCGGCGCCGTCGTCCTGGTCGACACCCGCCGCCTCGAAGTCAGCTTCGACGTCATCGGGCGCCTGGAGGAGCGCGGGGTGCCGTTCGTCGTCGCCATCAACACCTTCCCCGACGCGCCGCGCCACCCGCTGGAGAGCCTGCGCACCGCACTCGACCTGCCCCCCGAGGTCCCGATAGTCGACTGCGACGCCCGCCGGCGCGACTCCAGCCGCGACACCCTCATGACGCTGATGCGCTATCTGCACTCCCTGGCCATGCAGCGGGCCTGACCCCCTCAACTTCACTCCCGTACGCACGAATTGGAGCGATCGTGACCACGCCTTACGACTTTGAACCCGGCCAGGAACCGCCCCCGCAGTGCCCCGCGCACGGACTCGGCGCCGGCGGACTGCGCAGGCTGTACGGGGCCGAGGCCGAGAACGACCCCATGGGTGTCTACGAGAAGCTGCGCGCCGAGCACGGCCCCGTCGCCCCCGTACTCATCCACGGCGACGTCCCCGCCTGGCTGGTGCTCGGTCACACCGAGAACCTCTACATGACGCGTACGCCCTCGCTCTTCTCCCGCGACTCCCGCCGCTGGGCCCGCCTGCACGACGGCTCGATCGCCCCCGACAACCCGCTCACCCCGGTCTTCACCTGGCAGCCCATGTGCGTCTTCGCCGACGGTGCCGAGCACGAGCGCACCCGCAGCGCCGTCACCCACGCCATCGACCGGATCGACACCCGGGGCACCCGCCGCTTCATCAACCGCTACAGCAACCGGCTCGTCAACGACTTCTGCGAGCAGGGCCGCGCCGACCTCGTCGGCCGGTTCGCCGAGCACCTGCCGATGATGGTGATCTGCCAGATCCTCGGCATGCCGGAGGAGTACAACGAGCGCCTCGTGCAGGCCGCCCGCGACATGATCAAGGGCACCGAGACCGCGATCGCCTCCAACGCCTATGTGATGGCCGCGCTGATGCGCCTGGTCTCCGCGCGCCGTGCCGCCCCGGAGAACGACTTCGCCAGCCGACTCATCCAGCACCCGGCCGGACTCACCGACGACGAGGTCGGCCAGCACCTGCGCCTCACCCTCATCGCCGCGTACGAGACGACGGCGAACCTCATCGCCAATGTGCTGCGCATGGTCCTCACCGACCCCCGCTTCCGCGCCCAGCTCAGCGGCGGCCACATGACCGTTCCCGAGGCGGTGGAGCAGACCCTGTGGGACGAGCCGCCGTTCACGACGATCCTCGGCCGCTGGGCGACCTGCGACACCGAACTGGGCGGCCAGCAGATCAAGGCCGGTGACGCGCTGATCGTCGGGATCGCCCCGGCCAACGTCGACCCGGTCGTACGCCCCGACCCGCACGCCTCGATGATGGGCAACCGCGCCCATATGTCGTTCAGCGGCGGCGCGCACGAATGTCCTGGGCAGGACATCGGACGCGCCATCGCCGAAGTCGGCGTCGACGCCCTGCTGATGCGCCTCCCGGACATCGAACTGGCCGTGGAGGAACATGAGTTGCGCTGGATCAGCGCACTCATGTCGCGCCATCTGGTCGAACTCCCGGTGAAGTTCCAGGCGCAGCCGCCGCAGGACATCACCATGCCGCCCGACCCGGCGGCCTCCCGGCGGCCGGTGCCGGAGTGGGAGGTCACCATGGATCCGCAGGCGGGGAACGGATCCGCGCCGGTGCCGCCGCAGGCCGCGCCCTTCGAGGCGCCGCACCAGCCGCAGCCCGCGGCGTACATCCCCGCCCAGCGCAGGCCCTCCGCGCCCAAGCGGCTGTGGCAGTCCGTCTCCCGCTGGTGGCGCGGCTACTGAACCCGGGCGGGATCAGGGGGTGATGGGAGTCCCCTGCAGACCGGCCATCCATGCCTCGACCTCTTCGGACCGGCGCGGCAGCGCGCCCGACAGGTTCTCGTTGCCGTCCTCGGTCACCAGGATGTCGTCCTCGATGCGCACGCCGATGCCCCGGTACTCGGCGGGAACGGAGAGGTCGTCGGCCTGGAAGTAGAGGCCGGGCTCGACGGTGAGGACCATGCCCGGTTCCAGGACGCAGTCCACATAGGCCTCGTTGCGGGCCTGGGCGCAGTCGTGGACGTCCAGGCCGAGCATGTGTCCGGTCCCGGCCATCGTGAAGCGGCGCTGCAGGTTCAGTTCGTACACGCGCTCCGCGGGGCCTTCGAGGAGGCCCCACTCGACCAGGCGCTCGGCGAGGAGGCGCTGGGAGGCCTCGTGGAAGTCCCGGTAGTGGCCGCCGGGGACCACGGCGTCGATCCCGGCCTGCTGGGAGTCGTACACCGCGTCGTAGATCTTGCGCTGGAGCGGGGTGAAGGTGCCGGAGACGGGGAGGGTGCGGGTGACGTCGGCGGTGTAGAGGGTGTCGGTCTCCACGCCCGCGTCGAGCAGCAGGAGTTCGCCCGGGCGGACCGGGCCGTCGTTGCGGATCCAGTGCATGATCGTGGCGTGCTCGCCTGCCGCGCAGATCGAGCCGTAGCCGACGTCGTTGCCCTCGACGCGGGCGCGGCGGAAGAAGGTGCCTTCGAGCCAGCGCTCGGAGGTGGCGACCGCGTGCGCCAACTCCTTGACGACATCGGTGAATCCGTGGGTCGTCGCGTCGCACGCCTTGCGCATCTCGCCGATTTCCCAGGCGTCCTTGACGAGGCGGAGCTCGGAGAGCGCCTCCTCCAGCTCGGCGTCGCGCTCGGGGTCGGTGGTGACCGCGGCCTCGAGCCGGCCGTCGTGGCCGCGGATGATGCGGGTCGGCGCCTCGGGGAGCGCGGCCAGCTCGGCCGCGGCTTCCTGTACGTCGTGCACGGGCATGCCGAGGCGGGCCTCCTGCTCGGCGAGGGAGTGGCGGCGGCCGACCCAGAGTTCGGCGGTGGAGGCGCCCAGCCAGAAGGAGCCGTCCTCGCGGGAGGAGCGGGGGAGCTGGAAGCAGTACGCGTCGTGGCCGCCGCCGGCCCTGGGCTCCAGGACGAGGAGGCCGTCGACGCCCTGGTCGCCGGTGAGGTGGACGTAACCGCTGTAGGGGCGGAAGGGGTAGTCGCTGTCGTTGGAGCGGACCTTGAGCCGGCCGGCCGGGATCAGCAGGCGCTCGCCGGGGAAGCGGGCGGAGAGGGCGGCGCGGCGGGCGGCGGCGTACGGGGCCTGCTCGACGGGGTCGAGGTCGTGGAGCTCCGTATCGGCCCAGTCCTTGCGCATCAGTGCGGCGAGCTCGTCGGGCACGGAGGGATAGAGGCTGTTCTTGCGGGCCACGGGGGCTCCTTCGTCGTCGGGGATTCCAGCCTAGAGACCCTTGGGCGGAATGGAAACATGTGACATAGTACTGGCGTGAGCAATCGACTGACCTGCGATGTTGTGGTCGTCGGGGCGGGAATGGTGGGTGCGGCCTGCGCCTTCTACGCCACCCGGGCCGGCCTGTGCGTGACCGTCGTCGACCGCGGTCCCGTGGCCGGCGGCACCACGGGGGCGGGCGAGGGGAATCTGCTGGTCTCCGACAAGGAGCCGGGGCCCGAGCTCGATCTCGCGCTGTACTCGGGCCGGCTGTGGAAGGACGTCGCGGCCGAACCCGGACTGGGCGAAGCCGTCGAGTTCGAGCCCAAGGGCGGCCTGATGGTCGTCTCCGACCCCGCCGGGATGCGCGCGCTGGAGGTCTTCGCGACCGGACAGCGCGCCCACGGCGTCGAGGCGCAGTCGGTCGCCGCGGACGCACTGCACGAGCTGGAGCCGCACCTCGCGGACGGGCTCGGCGGCGGCATGTACTACCCGCAGGACTGCCAGGTGATGCCCACCCTCGCCGCCGCCCACCTGATCCGCCGCTCCGGGGCCTCGCTTCACACGGGTCGGGCCGTCACGGGAGTACTGCGTGGCGCCGACGGCAGGTTGACGGGCGTACGCACCGACGGTGGCGACATCCACGCCCCGGCCGTCATCAACGCGGCGGGCACCTGGGGCGGCGAATTCGCCGCGCTCGCGGGCGTCCACCTGCCCGTGCTGCCGCGCCGAGGCTTCGTCCTGGTGACCGAACCGCTGCCCGCCGGGGTCGTGCGCCACAAGGTGTACGACGCCGACTACGTGGCCGATGTCGCCAGCGACTCGGCCTCGCTGCAGAGCTCGGCCGTGGTGGAGTCCACCGCGGCGGGACCGGTGCTGATCGGCGCGACGCGCGAACGGGTCGGATTCGACCGCACGTTCTCGCTGCCCGCGGCCCGCATCCTGGCGGCGCAGGCCACCGCGCTCTTCCCCGTACTGGGAAAGGTGCGGGCGATGCGCAGTTATCTGGGCTTCCGCCCGTACCTCCCCGATCACCTCCCGGCGATCGGCCCCGACCCCCGGCTGCCCGGGCTGTACCACGCCTGCGGACACGAGGGCGCGGGCATCGGACTGAGCCTGGGTACAGGGCAGTTGATCGCCCAGTCGCTCACGGACAAGACCCCGGACCTGGACCTCGCCCCGTTCGGGCCCGACCGCTTCCCCGCAGAGGAGGGCCAGAGGTGAGCGACCGTCGTACCCCTCTCGACCTGGTACGGGCCGAACCCGGACCCGCGTACACCGCCACCTTCGACGGCCGCGAGATCCAGGTGCTGCCCGGCCAGACGGTCGCGGCCGCCCTCTGGTCCGCAGGTGTCACGTCCTGGCGCACCACCCGGAGGACCGGCGAGCCGCGCGGAGTCTTCTGCGGAATCGGCGTCTGCTTCGACTGCCTGGTGACGGTCAACGGCCGCCCCAACCAACGGGCTTGCCTCGTCCCGGCGGAGCCCGGCGACGCCATCACCACACAGGAAGGGACCGGCCACGATGAACTCCGCTGAGCACCAGGACCTCGCGGTGATCGGCGCGGGCCCGGCCGGGGTCGCCGCCGCCCTGGCGGCCGCGGACGCGGGCGCACGTGTGACGATCCTGGACTCCGCACCGCAGGCGGGCGGCCAGTTCTACCGCCGCCCCGCCGCCGGACTCGGCGCACGGCGCCCGCAGGCGCTGCACCACGCGTGGGGGACCTGGCAGTCACTGAACGCCCGCCTCCGGGCACATGTCGAGGCCGGCCGCGTACGGCATGTGACGGACCGTCATGTCTGGTTCGTGGAACGCCTGGAGACCCGCTTCACCGTGCACGCGCTCATCGGTCCCGAGCAGACCGAGCCCGACACCGTCACCGCCGACGCCGTGGTGCTCGCCACCGGCGGGTACGAGAAGGTCCTTCCGTTCCCCGGCTGGACGCTGCCCGGCGTCGTGACCGCGGGCGGCGCGCAGGCCATGCTCAAGGGCGGGCTCGTGCTCCCCGGGCGTACCGCTGTCGTCGCCGGGACCGGGCCGCTGCTGATGCCGGTCGCCGCCGGACTCGCCGCTGCGGGTGCCACCATCGCCGCGTACATCGAGTCCGCCGACCCCAAGTCCCTTGCGCGGCACGCCTCCACGCTCGTTCGGAACCCGGCGAAGCTCGCCGAGGGCGCACAGTACGGCGCCGCGCTCGCCCGCCGCCGCATCCCCGTGCGGACCCGCCACACCGTCGTACGGGCACACGGCACCGGCCGGCTCGAAGCCGTCACCGTCGCCGCCCTCGACGCGGACGGCCGCATCAGGCCCGGCACCGCGCGGCGCATCCCCTGCGACACCCTCGCCGTCGGCCACGGCATGCTGCCGCACACAGACCTGGCCCAGGCGCTCGACTGCACCCTCGACGGAGTGAACGTCGCCGTCGACGACGAGCAGCGCACCGACGTCCCCGGAGTCTGGGCGGCCGGCGAGGCCACCGGCATCGGGGGAGCGGTGCTCTCCCGCGCGGAGGGCGAGATCGCCGGACTCTCCGTCGCCGCACGGCTGTTGGGCGCCGCCCCCGACCCCCGCGTGCTGTCCGCCGCCGAGAGCGTCCGCACCCGGCTCCGTGCCTTCTTCGCCGCGATCGACACCGTGTACGCCCCGCCCGCGCACTGGGCCGAGTCCGTCACCGACGACACCGTGGTCTGCCGCTGCGAGGAGGTCACCGCAGGGGAGATCCGCGAGGCGGTCGACGGACTCGGCGCCGGAGATCTGCGTACGGTCAAACTCCTCACCCGCGCCGGAATGGGCTGGTGCCAGGGCCGAGTCTGCGCCCCCGGGGTCGCGGGTGTCGCGGGCTGCCCCGCGGACACCGCCCGACGGCCCTTCGCCCGCCCCGTACCGCTGGACGTACTCGCCCAGCCGGGCAACCCATCACGAAATGAGGCCTCGCATGACTGAGACGACCCACCCCTGGCACGGCGTCCTCGTCGCCACCGCCCTCCCTCTCCGCGACGACCTGAGCGTCGACTTCGAGGCCTACGCCGAGCACTGCCGCTGGCTGATCGCGAACGGCTGCGACGGCGTCGTCCCCAACGGCTCCCTCGGCGAGTACCAGGTCCTCACCGACGAGGAGCGCATCCGGGTCGTCGAGACCGCCGTGGCTGCCGTCGGCGGTGCACGCGTGATGCCCGGAGTCGCCGCCTACGGATCCGCCGAGGCCCGCCGCTGGGCCGAGCAGGCGCGCGACGCGGGCTGCGCGTCCGTGATGCTGCTCCCGCCGAACGCGTACCGCGCCGACGAGCGCTCCGTCCTCGCGCACTACGCCGAGGTCGCGCAGGCGGGCATCGACATCGTCGCGTACAACAACCCGCACGACACCAAGGTCGACCTGACCCCCGCCCTGCTCGCCCGGCTCCACGCGGCCGGACACATCCGCGCCGTCAAAGAGTTCTCCGGAGACGTCCGCCGCATCTACGAGATCGCCGAACTCGCCCCCGGCCTCGATGTGTTGATCGGCGCCGACGACGTCCTCCTGGAACTCGCCATAGCCGGAGCCAAGGGCTGGGTCTCCGGCTACCCCAACGCCCTCCCGCGCTCCACCGTCGAGCTCTACAAGGCGGCCACGGCAGGCGACCTCACCACCGCGCTCCCGCTCTACCGGCAGCTGCACGCGCTCCACCGCTGGGACTCCAAGGTCGAGTTCGTCCAGGCCATCAAGCTCTCCATGGACATCGTCGGCCGCCACGGCGGCCCGGTCCGCCCGCCACGCGTCCCGCTCCTGCCCGAGCAGGAGAAGGCGATCCGCGCCGCCACCGAGAAGGCCGTCGCGGAGGGGCTCAGCTGATGCGCAGCAAACTCGTCCTGCACGCCGTCGACTCGCACACCGAGGGCATGCCCACCCGGGTGATCACCGGCGGCGTAGGGGTGATCCCCGGCGCCACCATGATGGAACGGCGCAACCACTTCATCGAGCACATGGACGAACTGCGCACCTTCCTGATGTACGAACCGCGCGGCCACGCCTCGATGAGCGGCGCGATCCTCCAGCCGCCGACCCGCCCCGACGCGGACTTCGGCGTCCTCTACATCGAGGTCTCCGGTCTCCTGCCGATGTGCGGCCACGGCACCATCGGCGTCGCGACCGTCCTCGTGGAGACCGGAATGGTCCCGGTCGTCGAACCGGTCACCACCATCCGCCTCGACACCCCGGCCGGGCTCGTCGTCGCCGAGGTCGCCGTCGAGGACGGCGCCGCGCGCTCCGTCATCATCCGCAACGTCCCCTCCTTCTCCGTCGCCCTCGACCGCAAGGCCGTCCTCCCCGACGGGCGCACCGTCACCTACGACCTGGCGTACGGAGGGAACTTCTACGCGATCCTCCCGCTCGACCAGTTCGGCATCCCCTTCACCCGCGACCGCAAGGACGAGATCCTCGCCGCGGGCCTGACCCTGATGGACGCCATCAACCTGGACGAGGAGCCCGTCCACCCCGAGGACCCCTCCATCCGCGGCGTCCACCACGTCGCCCTGCTCGCCCCCGGGTCGGACGCCGTCCGCTCGCGCCATGCGATGGCCATCCACCCCGGCTGGTTCGACCGCTCCCCCTGCGGTACGGGCACGAGCGCACGCATGGCGCAGCTGCACGCCCGAGGCGAACTCGCCCTGGACACCGACTTCGTCAACGAGTCCTTCATCGGGACCTCCTTCACGGGCCGCCTCACCGGCACCACCGAGGTGGCAGGCCTGCCCGCGGTCCACCCGAGCATCACCGGCCGTGCCTGGGTGACCGGCACCGCGCAGTACCTGCTGGACCCCACCGACCCGTTCCCGGCCGGATTCCTTCTCTGATCAGCGCATAATGACCGTCAGTTCATGCAGTACATGACATTGCCGCAAGGAGCCCCCCGATGGCCGCGACCCGCAACCGCGCCGCTTCCCCCGCACCCGAACTGCCCGTGCTCGGGGGCAGGCGCGAGAGCTTCCGGGAGCGGGTCGCCGACGCGCTGCGGGCCGCGCTCATCGCGGGCGAACTGCTGCCCGGCGAGGTGTACTCCGCACCCACCCTCGCCGCCCGCTTCGGCGTCTCGGCGACCCCGGTGCGCGAGGCGATGCTGGACCTGGCCAAGGAGGGCCTGGTCGACACCGTCCCGAACAAGGGGTTCCGGGTCACCGCGGTCTCGGAGAAGCAGCTCGACGAATACACGCACATCCGCCGCCTGATCGAGATCCCCACGACGATCG
The sequence above is drawn from the Streptomyces sp. NBC_01465 genome and encodes:
- a CDS encoding aminopeptidase P family protein yields the protein MRKDWADTELHDLDPVEQAPYAAARRAALSARFPGERLLIPAGRLKVRSNDSDYPFRPYSGYVHLTGDQGVDGLLVLEPRAGGGHDAYCFQLPRSSREDGSFWLGASTAELWVGRRHSLAEQEARLGMPVHDVQEAAAELAALPEAPTRIIRGHDGRLEAAVTTDPERDAELEEALSELRLVKDAWEIGEMRKACDATTHGFTDVVKELAHAVATSERWLEGTFFRRARVEGNDVGYGSICAAGEHATIMHWIRNDGPVRPGELLLLDAGVETDTLYTADVTRTLPVSGTFTPLQRKIYDAVYDSQQAGIDAVVPGGHYRDFHEASQRLLAERLVEWGLLEGPAERVYELNLQRRFTMAGTGHMLGLDVHDCAQARNEAYVDCVLEPGMVLTVEPGLYFQADDLSVPAEYRGIGVRIEDDILVTEDGNENLSGALPRRSEEVEAWMAGLQGTPITP
- a CDS encoding cytochrome P450 yields the protein MTTPYDFEPGQEPPPQCPAHGLGAGGLRRLYGAEAENDPMGVYEKLRAEHGPVAPVLIHGDVPAWLVLGHTENLYMTRTPSLFSRDSRRWARLHDGSIAPDNPLTPVFTWQPMCVFADGAEHERTRSAVTHAIDRIDTRGTRRFINRYSNRLVNDFCEQGRADLVGRFAEHLPMMVICQILGMPEEYNERLVQAARDMIKGTETAIASNAYVMAALMRLVSARRAAPENDFASRLIQHPAGLTDDEVGQHLRLTLIAAYETTANLIANVLRMVLTDPRFRAQLSGGHMTVPEAVEQTLWDEPPFTTILGRWATCDTELGGQQIKAGDALIVGIAPANVDPVVRPDPHASMMGNRAHMSFSGGAHECPGQDIGRAIAEVGVDALLMRLPDIELAVEEHELRWISALMSRHLVELPVKFQAQPPQDITMPPDPAASRRPVPEWEVTMDPQAGNGSAPVPPQAAPFEAPHQPQPAAYIPAQRRPSAPKRLWQSVSRWWRGY
- a CDS encoding DUF742 domain-containing protein, whose product is MSDDDPRRQRRQRRKPVKAQQDPERLYVITGGPDGGERAALDLVTIVVARAKPTPTVQPEQAAIVRLCTSPLSVAEVSAYLSLPFSVVTALLTDLLAAELVESRAPIVRAALPDRALLEAVMHGLQKL
- a CDS encoding GTP-binding protein; protein product: MDSRSSDTIPGPRKEDVLPDTATAAVKIVIVGGFGVGKTTMVRSVSEIRPLTTEETMTKAGVGVDDNRGVENKTATTVAMDFGRISISEQLVLYLFGTPGQERFWFLWNGLFEGALGAVVLVDTRRLEVSFDVIGRLEERGVPFVVAINTFPDAPRHPLESLRTALDLPPEVPIVDCDARRRDSSRDTLMTLMRYLHSLAMQRA
- a CDS encoding FAD-dependent oxidoreductase — protein: MNSAEHQDLAVIGAGPAGVAAALAAADAGARVTILDSAPQAGGQFYRRPAAGLGARRPQALHHAWGTWQSLNARLRAHVEAGRVRHVTDRHVWFVERLETRFTVHALIGPEQTEPDTVTADAVVLATGGYEKVLPFPGWTLPGVVTAGGAQAMLKGGLVLPGRTAVVAGTGPLLMPVAAGLAAAGATIAAYIESADPKSLARHASTLVRNPAKLAEGAQYGAALARRRIPVRTRHTVVRAHGTGRLEAVTVAALDADGRIRPGTARRIPCDTLAVGHGMLPHTDLAQALDCTLDGVNVAVDDEQRTDVPGVWAAGEATGIGGAVLSRAEGEIAGLSVAARLLGAAPDPRVLSAAESVRTRLRAFFAAIDTVYAPPAHWAESVTDDTVVCRCEEVTAGEIREAVDGLGAGDLRTVKLLTRAGMGWCQGRVCAPGVAGVAGCPADTARRPFARPVPLDVLAQPGNPSRNEASHD
- a CDS encoding (2Fe-2S)-binding protein — its product is MSDRRTPLDLVRAEPGPAYTATFDGREIQVLPGQTVAAALWSAGVTSWRTTRRTGEPRGVFCGIGVCFDCLVTVNGRPNQRACLVPAEPGDAITTQEGTGHDELR
- a CDS encoding proline racemase family protein, producing MRSKLVLHAVDSHTEGMPTRVITGGVGVIPGATMMERRNHFIEHMDELRTFLMYEPRGHASMSGAILQPPTRPDADFGVLYIEVSGLLPMCGHGTIGVATVLVETGMVPVVEPVTTIRLDTPAGLVVAEVAVEDGAARSVIIRNVPSFSVALDRKAVLPDGRTVTYDLAYGGNFYAILPLDQFGIPFTRDRKDEILAAGLTLMDAINLDEEPVHPEDPSIRGVHHVALLAPGSDAVRSRHAMAIHPGWFDRSPCGTGTSARMAQLHARGELALDTDFVNESFIGTSFTGRLTGTTEVAGLPAVHPSITGRAWVTGTAQYLLDPTDPFPAGFLL
- a CDS encoding roadblock/LC7 domain-containing protein — encoded protein: MIQQLGSMDWMLKDLADNVPGVHQIVVLSADGLRIARHGGDPDGADRLAAACAGLQSLAAAVATEIPDSDGRMRLVVIEITGGYFYLMAVSTGSYLAVLTDEHVDAGLVGAAMRDMVVRIGAHLASPPRHDGKAG
- a CDS encoding NAD(P)/FAD-dependent oxidoreductase is translated as MSNRLTCDVVVVGAGMVGAACAFYATRAGLCVTVVDRGPVAGGTTGAGEGNLLVSDKEPGPELDLALYSGRLWKDVAAEPGLGEAVEFEPKGGLMVVSDPAGMRALEVFATGQRAHGVEAQSVAADALHELEPHLADGLGGGMYYPQDCQVMPTLAAAHLIRRSGASLHTGRAVTGVLRGADGRLTGVRTDGGDIHAPAVINAAGTWGGEFAALAGVHLPVLPRRGFVLVTEPLPAGVVRHKVYDADYVADVASDSASLQSSAVVESTAAGPVLIGATRERVGFDRTFSLPAARILAAQATALFPVLGKVRAMRSYLGFRPYLPDHLPAIGPDPRLPGLYHACGHEGAGIGLSLGTGQLIAQSLTDKTPDLDLAPFGPDRFPAEEGQR
- a CDS encoding dihydrodipicolinate synthase family protein, with protein sequence MTETTHPWHGVLVATALPLRDDLSVDFEAYAEHCRWLIANGCDGVVPNGSLGEYQVLTDEERIRVVETAVAAVGGARVMPGVAAYGSAEARRWAEQARDAGCASVMLLPPNAYRADERSVLAHYAEVAQAGIDIVAYNNPHDTKVDLTPALLARLHAAGHIRAVKEFSGDVRRIYEIAELAPGLDVLIGADDVLLELAIAGAKGWVSGYPNALPRSTVELYKAATAGDLTTALPLYRQLHALHRWDSKVEFVQAIKLSMDIVGRHGGPVRPPRVPLLPEQEKAIRAATEKAVAEGLS